The genomic window aatatagGAAATAGTTTTATAACCTAGGAGTAGGGAAAGATTAGTAAGCAAGAACCAGAAAATTAAGACTATGTGTGCTTACTGTAttggccgggtggggtggctcatgcctgtaatcccagcactttgggaggccgaggcaagtggatcctctgaggtcaggaattccagaccagcctggccaacatggcaaaaccccatctctactaaaaatacaaaaattagccaggtgtggtggcgggcacctgtagtcccagctacttcggaggctgaggcaggagaatcgttagaacccaggaggtggaggttgcagtaagccgagtttgggccactgcactccagcctgggtgatgagcgagactctgtctcaaaaaaaaattaataatagtaataatattggGTACCTACTGTATGGCAGTGTGCATGCAAAGCATTTTATAAGCtgtatctcatttcatcctcaaaaagaaaacacacgCAAAAGCTTCCAATGCACTTTTTGAGAAGCAGATCTTGAGGCTGAGATGCTACATAATGCATCTGAGCGTGTAAGCCTGCAAAGCAGAGCATAGCCAGTAACACCATGCTCTACTGCCACGCTACACACTCAGAGCCCTGTGGTCGTGGGCTGCCTGGGTACAAGCCTGCCTTAAGGGTCAGAACAAAACCAAAGTTAGTGTCATCTTCACTCTGAGACATCCCTCATTACCCCAAGAGAGACAGGCCCAAGGGCCCTTCCCCAGGGCTGAGTCTCTGTCACTCCAGACAAGCCCTGTCTGGCTCCACTCTGGACACCGTGCGTCCAACCTTGAACACAGCACTGAACCAACTCTTCTAAGGGGGAGTTTCAACTCCTCAActccaaaaaagaaatctctccTAGAAGCTTCGAAGTCCCCTAATCCTAGCCAACATTTCATACCAGTCATTTGGAAAACAAAGTCCATCAGCAAACTTTTCcaggccttttttgtttttcgcAGTATCTGCCTTCAGCCAGGTAAATAAGTCAGCCACCAGACAAGGAAGCTGTCCCTTCTCCACTGGTTCTGAGCCCCTTCTCCTGGTCAGACCAGTGGTTGACACCTTGAGAGCCTCTGTGTCTTGGAACTGCCTTTCCAGGCTTAAATTAAGCCTGTGTTTCGTAACCCCCTTTCTCTGCGCTCCCGAGCTTTCCGTGGTGCCGCAGAGGAAAGAAGACACAGAGCAGACATTTTCACTGTCATGTTTCTATCAAAGTACACTTGAAGGGAGAGGGAAAGTGCTCAGGCCTAGGCATGGGGATCCTGGTCTTTTCTCCCGTGCTGCTGTCAGGAAACATGACAGCCTTAGCTGAGTCTCTTCTTTTCCTGCGGTTTGTAGAAAAGGAGGTAGCACTGAATGGCCCAGGGCCTTTTCTCCCTCGAATTCTGCAGAACCCTGTGATCTCCTCAGTCTGCCCCTCCAGGAAGAGTAAGGCCAGCgtccagccccacccagcccagcccagctctaTAAAGGAGCCTCTCAGGCAGCCACGACTGGGAGTTTGAGCTCTGTGCCCTCTTCGGCCATGAACCTCCATCTTTCTGCGTTACTCCTCCTCCTGGTGATCTTACTGCCTTCAGGTAAAACAGTGGGTGTGGGTCTGAACATAAAAGTGGGGGTTCCCAAAGATTGAGATGCTTTAAAAGCCTTCTAACTATAAGCCCAGCAACAGGACACCAATATCAGATGGGCCAGCAGGTTAGGGGCACAGCGAGCAGACTGCTCCTGCCCtgctctgctgctgctgcagccgcAAGATCTGCCTGGGCACCGGGGAGGGGAGTGGATGTCACTGTGCACACAGATCATGCAGCAACCCAAATTCCTATCTCCCCTCCAATGCCTCTGGCTACCCTGAGCGTTATCTGCCTTGCCGAGATGTGATCAGAGGTGAGGTGAATCACAACTAACAAGCCATCCACCAGGAGGTGATGGCAGGCCTGGGATTTCTCCCAGCCTCATGAAGATTGATGTTTCTTTTCTGTGGTCTCTCCCCACATCAGGAAAAGGTATGTTTGGGAATGATGGAGTCAAAGTCCGCACCTGCACTAGCCGGAAAGCCGTATGTTTCTTCGGGTGTCCGCCAGGATACCAGTGGATTGCGTTCTGCCACAATATTCTGTCTTGCTGTAAAAATATGACACGTTTTCAACCCCCACAAGCCAAAGAGCCATGGTCTCATTAAAAAGATGTGTGAATGGCTCAAAGTACTAAACTCCTAATCTGTGTGTAAGGATCTGAGAGCTTGTAAGTGAGCCATGGGCAGCAAATGAGGACCAGATTCTGAAAATTTACTGGCAAAATTCCAGAAGCATTTTGTAAAGGGAGCACTGCCATGAAATGCATCCCCTATTATTTTTCCTACCCTCCCATCCCCAATCACTCATTTCTCTTTCGAATTcaaattcaggccaggcacagtggctcacgcccgccAGTAaccacaacactttgggaggctgaggtaggcagatcacctgaggtcaggggttcatgaccagcctggtcaacatggtgaaaccccatctctactaaaaatacaaaaatcagctgggtttggtggtgggtgcctgtaatcccagctactcggggaggctgaggcaggagaattgcttgaacctgggagacggaggttgcattgagccgagatcgtgccactgcactccagcctggacaacagagcaagattccatctcaaaaaataataataataaaattcgaTGGATTAATACAAGTTCGCAGGCCCAAGCGATGATATATTCTGGGCATAGAAATGAGCTAACCATGCACCAGGCACACATTTGAGTGATTTTCATCTATTAGGTAACTTACTCCACACAATAAAATctacaatttctcccattttgcagatgaagaataTGTTCCAAGGTCACACGGCAAGAGTTAGTCCTGGGATTAAACCCAGACAGTCTGCACGCAGTGTCTTGAGTGTAAAGTTGCACCACCTCTCTGTTAGTAAGTGTGAGATTCTAGCCAGATTGTGGTTCCAATGAGGAGGCAAGAATCCAACTAGACCCCTCGAATGGCAAGCCCCTCAACGCTCATCCTGTGGTTTAAAGCCATCACGCTTCTGGTTGCCAAGTTGCTTTCATGGTTCTGTACTCAGTGGCTTTCATGAGTCACGATCAGTGTCACCCTAAAATCCCACACACTGAACATGCTACTTTCACCACTGCAGTGACACACTGGACCATACACCCATTCCACATGTGCAGCTGTCTGCCAGGCAGGACTGTCCAACAGCACATCCTACCATCCACTCCAGGGTTcccacctggaggcagaggcctCGGGTCTGCATTGAGACCCTCCTCATTCTCTACTAAGAAAAGAGAAGGGTAGCTGAGTTTCAGGAGCTCCCTTCTCCACGAACGTGCCTGGCAGGCACACTCTGACAGTCTGCACTGAATGCTAAGCAGGGGTGAGCTGACTGCTCAGAGCCCAGCCTCAACATCAATCCCCCAAATGCcagcaaagaagaaaaaccagAGATCATCATGGTCCACGAGGCAAGCCTCTGAGGGCATCATGCTTTAGCTCATCCCTTTGGGTCTGTGAGTGTGTCTACAGTGGGCCTGTGGCATCAGACCAGCTGCACGTGCTCATTTCAAACCACCCccgtataaaaaaaaaaaaaaaaaaaacagggaaggaCATTGCAAAAGTTCacaaaacaatataaatgcagtgaaattaacataaaaatagaaaataaaagagaaaactgggtgaagggaaaaaggagatattCTTTCACCAGATGTCAAAAGGATCCAAAGCTCAAAAAAGGCTAAACACCCCAACGCTTTTCTTGCAGTTTCTAAGGCCAtggtcactccagcctggtggagaTGCTGCTCTAACTTTGACAGTGGGGAGCAGAAAAGACACAGCTCTCTCCAGCCACACTCAGAGAGGACCGAAACTGTACAATTACTTTTGCTGAAAACCCACACAAGAAACAAGAATACTAAATGATCACACACAAACAGCGTAATGTACTGACCCTGTAGCCCACTGGATGTGAACTTCGAGTCAGTGGGCAGCGTCTCTGCGGGGGCCACAGGTGTCAATTTCGCTCTCCAAGTTCCAGGGCAGCCATGGGGAGGGTCCACAATTTAGGCTTAGGGACCTATGTCTCCAGAAATTTTACTAGAGTGAATGACAGAATCACATGGTTGCCATCGAGATACCAGCTCATCCTGGTGCAGCAAACTGTTTCAGGACCATGATTAGACAGAACAGCCCTGCAGAGCCCTTTTGGTTTATGGGCGTATCTCACACCGATTCTGTGGGGGCAAGATATATTCCCAGTACTCTCTGTATGCTTAAGATATCCAGAGTTGATGTCTGTTACTTGAAACCAagaaatctggccaggt from Macaca mulatta isolate MMU2019108-1 chromosome 8, T2T-MMU8v2.0, whole genome shotgun sequence includes these protein-coding regions:
- the DEFB136 gene encoding defensin beta 136, whose translation is MNLHLSALLLLLVILLPSGKGMFGNDGVKVRTCTSRKAVCFFGCPPGYQWIAFCHNILSCCKNMTRFQPPQAKEPWSH